TTCCTTGGATTATCTAAACCTGGCTTTGTTTCACTAGAAAAACCAAATAAGTATTTAGACGAGGTTGAGATAATTGACAGGTAAATTGCTATAGGAAATTGATTGGTTATTTTACTGATGCAATATAAAGCAATTGGAGTATCCATGTATGGGCGAGGGCCCTATGTTTCGGTTTCACCCTCGGGGTCCCAACATGAATGGAATGCTTTGGAAGGCCATACGTCGAACTTCAAAGCACACAATCTTGCCAATTTGTCCATCTCTATTGATCAGGGTCACCACTTGTGGCTTGCTATTCCTCATGACCCTCTTTGTATCCCTATGAACATTTCTTTTGACCAATAAAGTTTCCGCAAGACCCTAAAAAACCTGCAAACTGGCAACGGATGTAGGCCACCAACATCGCATTGTGCAAGGGGGCGAGGAGCAGAGCTAGAAGCCAGGCGAGAGATCGAGGAAGGGCCACTCCGCTGCTCTCTGTCGCGCCAGGGTTTGCTCAGGCTAGAATTTTTTGTGTGTCCAGATACAGTTAAGAAAATATTTATTCCGCTCGTGCCACCAGCACCGAATCAATGCTATAGCCAGCATCTTTCTATCCCTCGGCAGCTGAAAAACTGACTGAAGAAGCTCCTTGATTTGTCCTTTCTTCTTcttatacatcatttttttacaTGAGCTGAAGATTTATATTAATCAAACATCAACATCATAAGAAAATCTATAAAAGATTAGGAAAATACAATTCATTCCTTAGGGAATACTCCACATGAATATTCTCCATAACCACCATTCTGTTTCCTACCAAAAAATTCCTGGATTCAATGTAAAAAAAGTTTAGCAGAGCAAGGCAAGAGAAAAACATATGTTGCTTCAGAAAACTTCTCATGCATCTTATTTACCTCCATTTAGAAGGAGAATAAGCATAACACATAACACATAACTACAGGGTCAGCCACATGACATTTATTTTAGGATGTAAACCACCGTTTCTTTTATCCAAAATGTAAGTACACAACAAGGTTCAACAGATGCAACAATAGGTAGCACAAGTTTCTGACTCCTGGAGAACAGGATGACAAACACACAATTTTAAAGTCTTCATCAATCTCCCGACACAGCATCTACCCGTGGAGCGACTGAACAAAAACATCAAGTTCCCCTCTGTAGGCAGCTACATGGAGACAACCGCTCAGCACAATCTCATACCCAAGATGCATAGGATGTCGTACTGCAAGCAAAATGGGCGTTGATCGTCACAAAACAAGGTTCAGGAACCCACTCCCCATCTTGTTCGCCATCTGCTGGGTATGAAAATACTCGGCCATTTTGATCCAGCTGGTATACCTGGCCACCCTTCAACCCTATCCTCTCTGGGTTCACCAACAGTCGTGGCTGGCCAATAGGTTTCTCGCCGAAGAAGAATGCCCACTTCGACAAGCCTCCATCTGCCACCCTCACGTACTTTGCAGGTTTAGTCGAGAAGTCGATGGAGAAGGCTTTCTCATTACCACCAAGTAGGAGAAGCATATCTTCACAAACCACCAACTTTCGAGAAAGCTTGGATGGGTCTATATTATCGCTGCAAGCAACTCTTAGTACCTCAACATGAAGCTCAGGTGCCAAATGCACGATGTACAGCTTTTGCTGTATCCTCGCAATGACCCGCCCTTTGAAGGACACCATCTCATGAATCAAATGTGCATTTAAAAAATCACGGTGCAACCATGAGGGGCTCCCAACTCGCCAAGCATAAAGGCAGTGCGGGCTGCTGACAAATAGATATGAATCCGGCGACGCTTCTGGAGATACGAATGTTCTATAGCAGAGCTGAATGGATGGGCAAGGTGGAGCTGCAACCGTGGTGCCAGTGAGCACGTCCATAATTACATGGGATctgccggaggagaagatagcaTGACCATAAGAACATTTCAGAATTTCCATTGTGTCCAAAATATTTGGGAGGCTCAACCGACGCAATGGAGTACTTGGATAGGCAAGATCAATAAGCTCCCATGTGT
This sequence is a window from Aegilops tauschii subsp. strangulata cultivar AL8/78 chromosome 7, Aet v6.0, whole genome shotgun sequence. Protein-coding genes within it:
- the LOC120969799 gene encoding uncharacterized protein, with protein sequence MQNINRISISNTTMSMLCVMFGPQGWADLPDVLLCSIMVLLGSSRDLLAFIATCPSWRAAFMSMKPALDMIFPPVIFRNCADQTSPAGCNTGNTWELIDLAYPSTPLRRLSLPNILDTMEILKCSYGHAIFSSGRSHVIMDVLTGTTVAAPPCPSIQLCYRTFVSPEASPDSYLFVSSPHCLYAWRVGSPSWLHRDFLNAHLIHEMVSFKGRVIARIQQKLYIVHLAPELHVEVLRVACSDNIDPSKLSRKLVVCEDMLLLLGGNEKAFSIDFSTKPAKYVRVADGGLSKWAFFFGEKPIGQPRLLVNPERIGLKGGQVYQLDQNGRVFSYPADGEQDGEWVPEPCFVTINAHFACSTTSYASWV